In Oryzias melastigma strain HK-1 unplaced genomic scaffold, ASM292280v2 sc00300, whole genome shotgun sequence, the sequence NNNNNNNNNNNNNNNNNNNNNNNNNNNNNNNNNNNNNNNNNNNNNNNNNNNNNNNNNNNNNNNNNNNNNNNNNNNNNNNNNNNNNNNNNNNNNNNNNNNNNNNNNNNNNNNNNNNNNNNNNNNNNNNNNNNNNNNNNNNNNNNNNNNNNNNNNNNNNNNNNNNNNNNNNNNNNNNNNNNNNNNNNNNNNNNNNNNNNNNNNNNNNNNNNNNNNNNNNNNNNNNNNNNNNNNNNNNNNNNNNNNNNNNNNNNNNNNNNNNNNNNNNNNNNNNNNNNNNNNNNNNNNNNNNNNNNNNNNNNNNNNNNNNNNNNNNNNNNNNNNNNNNNNNNNNNNNNNNNNNNNNNNNNNNNNNNNNNNNNNNNNNNNNNNNNNNNNNNNNNNNNNNNNNNNNNNNNNNNNNNNNNNNNNNNNNNNNNNNNNNNNNNNNNNNNNNNNNNNNNNNNNNNNNNNNNNNNNNNNNNNNNNNNNNNNNNNNNNNNNNNNNNNNNNNNNNNNNNNNNNNNNNNNNNNNNNNNNNNNNNNNNNNNNNNNNNNNNNNNNNNNNNNNNNNNNNNNNNNNNNNNNNNNNNNNNNNNNNNNNNNNNNNNNNNNNNNNNNNNNNNNNNNNNNNNNNNNNNNNNNNNNNNNNNNNNNNNNNNNNNNNNNNNNNNNNNNNNNNNNNNNNNNNNNNNNNNNNNNNNNNNNNNNNNNNNNNNNNNNNNNNNNNNNNNNNNNNNNNNNNNNNNNNNNNNNNNNNNNNNNNNNNNNNNNNNNNNNNNNNNNNNNNNNNNNNNNNNNNNNNNNNNNNNNNNNNNNNNNNNNNNNNNNNNNNNNNNNNNNNNNNNNNNNNNNNNNNNNNNNNNNNNNNNNNNNNNNNNNNNNNNNNNNNNNNNNNNNNNNNNNNNNNNNNNNNNNNNNNNNNNNNNNNNNNNNNNNNNNNNNNNNNNNNNNNNNNNNNNNNNNNNNNNNNNNNNNNNNNNNNNNNNNNNNNNNNNNNNNNNNNNNNNNNNNNNNNNNNNNNNNNNNNNNNNNNNNNNNNNNNNNNNNNNNNNNNNNNNNNNNNNNNNNNNNNNNNNNNNNNNNNNNNNNNNNNNNNNNNNNNNNNNNNNNNNNNNNNNNNNNNNNNNNNNNNNNNNNNNNNNNNNNNNNNNNNNNNNNNNNNNNNNNNNNNNNNNNNNNNNNNNNNNNNNNNNNNNNNNNNNNNNNNNNNNNNNNNNNNNNNNNNNNNNNNNNNNNNNNNNNNNNNNNNNNNNNNNNNNNNNNNNNNNNNNNNNNNNNNNNNNNNNNNNNNNNNNNNNNNNNNNNNNNNNNNNNNNNNNNNNNNNNNNNNNNNNNNNNNNNNNNNNNNNNNNNNNNNNNNNNNNNNNNNNNNNNNNNNNNNNNNNNNNNNNNNNNNNNNttggacaacctgtgcaacttctgtagggttaaggaatcgcctcatactgccagtagagcaGTGTTACTTTTGACGGagaattttaattaagttttagtcatagtcttttgactaaaatagggtttattTTTAGTCGGATTTTgatcatgttgattctattaattttagtcaaattttagtcgtcttaattacagtagatatttaatcgactaaaatattaaataaagataaagcattttaatgaaatttactATGATCACATGAATAACAGACAAAATtttactagtaaaaaaaaaattttcacttcactttgttttccaaacttgtcttttttgcgaattcagcttcaacaacttaaaatacattaaaagaataaataaattataaatccatcccatttccaataaGAAAGTGTCTTCGTGTCTATTCGtacataattttcaaaaatcgtGCAGTTAGTggtaaacttttttcttattctcaCAGACCCAGAGGAAAGGGGTTAAGCGAACAGAAGGGGCAAACCAAGCCCTCAAAGAGGGCAGGTTCGGTGCACACTACATGCCAGCCCCCCAGGGAACAGAGCTTCAAGCATGGTCAAGCATGTCAGCCAGGGTCCCTGAGGTtaaggttaaacaagcaaatgtttcctgagtgctgcCGTCTCTGCAGCTCgaggctccaccaggggatggatcaaatgtggagaacacatttacacatttaggagcgtgacagttaatgggactttaacttaaaagtttaattttaaatacgtgcggccaacaaaaaaaaaatccaaccttGGACAAACTTAATATACGTGCCGgaaatgcagcaacgggatcctggctgcacgtactacatgtggacaaaacatgaatttccatcatatTCTGTGCTGGCCACATGTAAAAgtgtgtaaataacatcagccttattataaatgtctgaacatgaaaaaaaaaacttgtattgaagaggtagtcaagtttaaaaatgcattaaaaaaaacattcattgggGAGTAAACTGTCCAGGACACGtgtgagcatgttatatgtgcttgacCAGCATGTATGTGGAGTACTGTATTACCACCGTcggccaatagagggcgctgttgtcatgtaagacgtGGTGGAGTTAGAGATTAAAACGTTGACCGATtgttgatctgaagaagcagctagcgctcggaaatacacaacaacatcgatttataactttacaaatgtcatgataaaacaataaaaccagacttacatttaaatgtaaacctctgagcttcagagcttcacccgcgtgaagaaaagcgcttctccaccgCGCAGTACCGGCGCTAGTTAGCTTGGCGAGAgtaaccccttaaaacaacCATGCCAGATAATCCTACTCTTTAAAATGCCACAACCGTTGGAAGGGTCGGGggagaattcggattcagcccaGAACGCTGAAAATAATCacgtttgtatgtttacctttgctggaTTTGAGGATGgtttgtctgcaaacgtcgcttcaggttttcttgtgtttttgccctttgatggtcgctccacacaacgtcttatTGAGGGTcgttttaaatattacatttgccCATATATatactcttctttttctacctcGATTAGACATTTCttcacctatatcacagacacgATTCATTTAATTAGCGTCTTCCCGGGCGGGCTgaagggctctgtgttctgattggatcgctctgcattggctcccgccctcctaaaccagcagtcattatgattggatgtcgtcttcgaacagcattttcatttcgtttttattcgttgatgaGAAAGTCTatcaatttaattaaagtttttgtgtctgggcgggagtttttgtttcatttttgtttcgttttcgttgggtgaaaaatgtcattgacgaagacgatgacgaaactttttcgtcaacgaaattaactctgcagtagagataattatcagcACAAAATCAGCaggagtggaaaaccagccaaaaaagatcaagaggagaaacttgaaatgaccttcacatgtaacaccagtcctgttgtgagggttttctaattgttgccactgaagtgcacctgttgttaattccatgaacaccaataaaGTTGAAAttgattaaccaaccagaacattatcagacaggtttaattcagtTCATGCCAGAACCAATAAAAAaggtgttcctttaatttttgtgagcagtatattaTATTCtaaatttgtcttatttttaaactttcgtCTTTCTTTTATAGTGAAGCACTTTGGCATGTTGTAAGCAGTTTTAtagggctatataaataaagttgattaattcattcaaatataggaatgaattaattaaatctGCAGCAAGAACACCACATTAAGAGgttaaagtccaagtcaagtcacgagttacaTTTGTTAAAGTCTGAGTTGAGTCTAAAGTAATCTAATTAATGACTCAAGTCTTTGTTGTGCGACTCTAGTCAACACCTCTGGTGGCTGGAATAGACTCCAGGATTTTCATGACCCTGAAAAAGATTCTGCGGATTGACAAAATTGATTTTagtatgaaggttttttttttatttcaaacagtcTCACTGACttgattgaatttttaatttggcatttaaagaTACAAAGAAATATAACAGAGCTCAAACTTTCTTGTATTTGTGTCTGTGCAGTCCTCCCTCAACACTGGGTGATAGAAGAAGAAGATCTCTGGGACCaacagaggaacttcagagagGATCAGAATTATCCAGAACCCACGCAGCCTaaagaggaactggaggaaccAGAACTTCTACAGAGaggagaggaactggaggaaccagaaccatcacagattaaagaggaacggAAAGAGCCAGAACCTTCtaagattaaagaggaacaagaaggattctgcatcagtcaggatgaagagcagcttgatatgaagcaggagactgaaaccttgatggagattcctgcTTTGCAGGAACATTttgacagtgaagcagatggaaacaatcagcagagctttaatggaactgatagtcaggatgaagaaggaaaccaacatgaagaatcaacatcaactccagatgaagagacagagccacagaacagatttcagaggaagagaagagacagaagtcatgtccaaagtgtggccagctctcacatgtcagaagatcagtgtgactctgatgttaaaaaaaagaggaacatttctcttaagaaaaaagaaaagagattttCCTCTGCAAGATCTGGTAACAGAACAAGAATTCCACACGATGTGTCTGTCCACATGAGAACTAAGTCTGATGAACAACCTTATGTCTGTACAGAATGTGACAGAAGCTTTAGTCATGCATCTTATCTTAAAGTACACATGAGAAtccatacaggagaaaagcccttttcttgtaaagaatgtgataaaagttttagtcaaacatCTGACCTCAAAAAACACACGAGAAcacatacaggagagaagccttttttgtgtaaagaatgtgacagaagtttcaGTCGCAAATctaatctcaaaacacacatgagaactcatacaggagagaagccttttttgtgtaaagaatgtgacagaagttttaattGCATAActaatctcaaaacacacatgagaactcatactggagagaagcctttttcgtgtaaagaatgtgacagaagttttagtctaatatctcatctcaaaacacatatgagaactcatacaggagagaagcctttttcgtgtaaagaatgtgacagaagttttagtcaaatgtctaatctcaaaaaacacatgagaactcatacaggagagaagcctttttcttgtcaaGAATGTGACAAACGTTTTATCGTAAAA encodes:
- the LOC112138305 gene encoding gastrula zinc finger protein XlCGF49.1-like; translation: MSEDQCDSDVKKKRNISLKKKEKRFSSARSGNRTRIPHDVSVHMRTKSDEQPYVCTECDRSFSHASYLKVHMRIHTGEKPFSCKECDKSFSQTSDLKKHTRTHTGEKPFLCKECDRSFSRKSNLKTHMRTHTGEKPFLCKECDRSFNCITNLKTHMRTHTGEKPFSCKECDRSFSLISHLKTHMRTHTGEKPFSCKECDRSFSQMSNLKKHMRTHTGEKPFSCQECDKRFIVKSHLKKHMRTHGEEKPFFV